GCGGTCGAGGAAGTAAAAAGACGATTGAGAATTATATTCGTAATCAAGGTCGTCATAATGATGTCAAGCAGTTGAAACTTTTTGAATTGTGAAAAATAAAATAATAACGCCCTGCGCTCTTGGCGCAGGGTTCTTTACAAAAATTGTTGACGCAAAATTGCAGAGTAAAAGTATTACTGCTGATTGGTATAAAGACGCATTTCTAAATCCTAATTTATCATCAAGTGAAATCGCAATCAATTCGGGTTTGAACAAAAAGACAATTCACAATATGTACAACTCGTCAACGAAAGAAATAATAATTGACGCATCAAACGAACATTATGATGTTCTTTATAAGAGCATACAAGAACTTGTTAAAACAGAACACGAATTAGAATTGACTTTAACAATAAAACTCAAGGGAGTTTCAGTTGATTTGAATGTGAGTGAAAGTTTAATCGTAATAAATACGCTTGCGGTGAAACGAGCGGAACTTCGTGGTGGACTTTGGAGCACAGCGGGAAAAAGAGTTGAAAGTCCATTAATGCAGACACTTTGCAAACTCTATTCGGTGAAAGAAGAAAATTACAGAGCGAAATTTAAAAAAGACAACAGCAAAGGTTTTGACAGAGAAATAGATTTTTATTTGCTCAAAGATGGAAAAGAATTTTTATGCGAAGTAAAACTGATGGGCAGAGGAAATCCTGAAAGTGCAGACGCAGTAATTGCACGCGCGACAAATGTTTTCGTAGCAGACAAATTATCAGACCAAAATAAAAATCAACTTGACCATAGAAAAATTGAATGGGTTGAACTACGGACAACTAACGGCTACAAACGATTTAAGAAAGCATTGGAGAA
This window of the Bacteroidota bacterium genome carries:
- a CDS encoding CfrBI family restriction endonuclease — translated: MVKNKIITPCALGAGFFTKIVDAKLQSKSITADWYKDAFLNPNLSSSEIAINSGLNKKTIHNMYNSSTKEIIIDASNEHYDVLYKSIQELVKTEHELELTLTIKLKGVSVDLNVSESLIVINTLAVKRAELRGGLWSTAGKRVESPLMQTLCKLYSVKEENYRAKFKKDNSKGFDREIDFYLLKDGKEFLCEVKLMGRGNPESADAVIARATNVFVADKLSDQNKNQLDHRKIEWVELRTTNGYKRFKKALEKLKIPHTDYNGNLDKDLDKVFATIFNDTTIEKKKGSR